One Mycobacterium kubicae genomic window carries:
- a CDS encoding HsdM family class I SAM-dependent methyltransferase, with protein sequence MSAGLSVRQGKISGMVLGTDTAALRKARGAFFTPEAVARYITEWAVRSTSERILEPSCGEASFLLAAVDRLAALRTPGHGDQFAALDGVELHDASARAARKVLRNAGVDARVTVNDFFCVDPTGSYDVVIGNPPYIRYQEFSGTARARSRAAALRAGVGLTNLASSWAAFAVHSALFLRHGGRMGLVLPAELLSVNYAAEVRRFLLESFARVDLVLFTERVFPEAQEEVLLLLADGYQEGPTDHASIYQARNAAELATIAAGRTWTPTRPEEKWTPSLLSADALTAYTGLLSGGSFTVLESWGDTTLGMVTGNNKYFALSPARVADLGLEPTDVLRLSPPGSRHLRGLAFGTAALNELGRNGSATWLFRPPGEPSPAAWAYIAAGEAAGVHTAYKCRVRKPWWRVPNLAPADLLLTYMNADTPRLTTNTAKAAHLNSVHGVYLAPKVRKLGKALLPLASLTSMTLVGAETVGRAYGGGMLKLEPREADRLPVPPAALVEAAADRLSNIRPQVAGLLRGGKLLEASKLVDDVLLVGELGMARAEVRVLRDAHAELTARRVARGRRGAD encoded by the coding sequence ATGTCCGCCGGATTGTCGGTCCGGCAAGGCAAGATTTCCGGCATGGTGCTGGGGACTGACACGGCGGCGCTTCGTAAAGCTCGCGGCGCGTTCTTCACCCCCGAGGCCGTCGCCCGCTACATCACCGAGTGGGCCGTCCGCAGCACCAGCGAGCGCATCCTTGAACCATCGTGCGGTGAGGCGTCATTCCTCTTGGCGGCGGTTGATCGACTAGCGGCACTCCGCACCCCCGGCCACGGTGACCAATTTGCCGCCCTCGATGGCGTGGAGCTGCATGACGCCTCCGCCCGCGCGGCGCGCAAGGTGCTGCGCAACGCCGGAGTGGACGCGCGGGTGACTGTCAACGACTTCTTCTGTGTTGACCCGACCGGCTCGTATGACGTGGTGATCGGCAACCCGCCCTACATCCGGTACCAGGAGTTCTCCGGTACGGCCAGGGCGCGGTCACGCGCGGCGGCGCTGCGCGCGGGCGTGGGACTGACCAACCTGGCGTCAAGCTGGGCCGCGTTCGCGGTGCACTCGGCGCTGTTCCTGCGGCACGGCGGGCGGATGGGCCTGGTTTTGCCGGCTGAGCTGCTGAGCGTCAACTACGCCGCCGAAGTGCGCCGGTTCCTCCTGGAGTCGTTCGCCCGCGTCGATCTGGTGCTATTCACCGAGCGCGTGTTTCCCGAGGCTCAGGAGGAGGTGCTGCTGCTCCTGGCCGACGGTTACCAGGAGGGTCCGACCGACCACGCCTCGATCTATCAAGCCCGCAACGCCGCCGAGCTGGCGACGATCGCCGCCGGACGCACCTGGACGCCGACCCGGCCCGAGGAGAAGTGGACGCCCTCGCTGCTGTCCGCCGATGCGCTGACTGCCTACACCGGCCTGTTGTCGGGCGGCAGCTTCACCGTGTTGGAAAGCTGGGGTGACACGACGCTGGGCATGGTCACCGGCAACAACAAGTACTTCGCGCTGTCGCCTGCGCGAGTGGCCGACCTGGGCCTGGAACCCACCGATGTCTTGCGGCTGTCGCCGCCTGGCAGCCGCCACCTGCGCGGGCTGGCGTTCGGCACCGCCGCGCTAAACGAGCTTGGGCGCAACGGCTCCGCGACATGGCTGTTCCGCCCGCCCGGTGAGCCGTCTCCGGCAGCATGGGCCTACATCGCCGCCGGGGAGGCCGCTGGTGTTCACACCGCCTACAAGTGCCGCGTGCGCAAGCCGTGGTGGCGGGTGCCGAATCTGGCTCCGGCTGACCTGCTGCTGACGTACATGAACGCCGACACGCCTCGGCTGACAACTAACACCGCCAAGGCCGCGCACCTCAACTCAGTGCACGGTGTCTATCTCGCGCCGAAGGTCCGCAAGCTCGGTAAGGCGCTGCTGCCGCTGGCTTCGCTGACGTCGATGACGCTGGTAGGGGCTGAGACCGTGGGCCGCGCCTATGGCGGCGGGATGCTCAAGCTGGAGCCGCGCGAGGCCGACCGGCTGCCGGTTCCTCCGGCGGCACTTGTCGAGGCCGCCGCTGATCGGCTGAGCAACATCCGTCCGCAGGTGGCGGGGCTG
- a CDS encoding recombinase family protein, with product MTTAPTTGQLLGYARVSTGHQSLDQQTDALTAAGVDAARVYSDKLTGTSTREQRPGLGALLDYARPGDTIVVVGIDRLGRSAAEVMTTIRDLLARDVVLRSLREGIDSSTPTGRAVMGVMASMAELELELQRERRSAAKAARQARNLPIGRPRALSADQAALAERMRASGEPVPVIAEALGVSVSTAYRALADA from the coding sequence ATGACCACCGCCCCCACCACCGGCCAACTGCTCGGCTACGCCCGCGTCAGCACCGGCCACCAGTCCCTTGACCAGCAGACCGACGCGCTGACCGCCGCCGGAGTGGACGCCGCCCGCGTGTACTCCGACAAGCTGACCGGCACCTCCACCCGTGAGCAGCGCCCTGGCCTGGGCGCGCTGCTCGACTACGCCCGGCCCGGCGACACCATCGTGGTCGTCGGCATCGACCGCCTGGGCCGCAGCGCCGCCGAGGTGATGACCACCATCCGCGACCTGCTTGCCCGTGATGTCGTGCTCCGGTCGCTGCGCGAGGGCATCGACAGCTCGACGCCGACCGGGCGCGCCGTCATGGGCGTCATGGCGTCGATGGCTGAGCTGGAACTGGAGCTTCAGCGTGAGCGCCGGTCGGCTGCCAAGGCGGCGCGCCAGGCCCGCAACTTGCCGATCGGTCGGCCCAGGGCGCTGTCCGCCGACCAGGCCGCGCTCGCTGAGCGGATGCGCGCCAGCGGCGAGCCGGTGCCGGTGATCGCTGAGGCGCTGGGCGTGAGCGTGTCCACGGCGTACCGCGCGCTGGCCGACGCCTGA
- a CDS encoding AAA family ATPase yields the protein MSDNTGKPGSRAVTNGQPPPFAVDLPADFGKAKTNGQPAAADLVDMDGRRPDEPGYNPFNTRGINAKHAAASAAQRATDKRVKRWAARRYAVSVLDGRTEPWARKIAADIEQRNAGRDPMKNPPELTFNGDKAVNAGATDDQLTALPALTLDQLAALKIEASAELEATRLAVRERGRQITAARTAARYADLTTRVDLATYTPPADPFVVDGLIPLGKSLGLFSERKAGKTTANVDLVRALLTGGTFVGRFATRLPADADVAFLDTEMGADMMQYELSKAGVTDPALLRRINYHDLLGRSAMLNLSDDATRAYWRGQIRPGSFIIFDCLYTVLSALGIDESSSQVADVIEGFKTLAVECDAVGRVITHHLGKDPDKGARGHSSIEGAVDTLATIRLDGPPAADTPRTFEAFGRRGVNVPPGLLTLKPTDDGQHRLMMSGNTVSADRKTKRDHSDDDIVWKLVKDNPGTSLRALEALPAETRRNVSKSRLRDAHARLAKLNYVINKGTDKRPEWHAADRNGDPFVDPQ from the coding sequence ATGTCAGACAATACCGGCAAGCCCGGCAGCCGCGCCGTCACCAACGGCCAGCCGCCGCCCTTTGCCGTTGATCTGCCCGCTGATTTCGGCAAGGCCAAGACGAACGGCCAGCCCGCCGCCGCCGACCTGGTGGACATGGACGGCAGAAGGCCCGACGAGCCGGGCTACAACCCGTTCAACACCCGGGGCATCAATGCCAAGCACGCCGCTGCCTCAGCGGCGCAGAGGGCCACCGACAAGCGGGTGAAGCGGTGGGCGGCGCGCCGGTACGCGGTGAGTGTTCTCGATGGCCGCACGGAGCCGTGGGCGCGCAAGATCGCCGCTGACATCGAGCAGCGAAACGCCGGGCGTGACCCGATGAAGAACCCGCCGGAACTGACCTTCAACGGCGACAAGGCGGTCAATGCCGGTGCGACCGATGACCAGCTCACCGCCCTGCCCGCGCTGACACTCGACCAGCTCGCCGCCCTGAAGATCGAGGCGTCCGCCGAGCTGGAGGCGACCAGGCTGGCGGTGCGGGAGCGGGGTCGCCAGATCACCGCCGCGCGCACCGCCGCCAGGTACGCGGACCTCACCACGCGGGTTGACCTGGCGACCTACACGCCGCCCGCCGATCCGTTCGTCGTTGACGGTTTGATCCCGCTGGGCAAGAGCCTGGGCCTGTTCTCAGAGCGCAAGGCGGGCAAGACCACCGCCAACGTGGACCTGGTGCGGGCGCTGCTGACCGGCGGGACGTTCGTGGGCAGGTTCGCCACCCGGCTGCCCGCCGACGCCGACGTGGCGTTCCTGGATACCGAAATGGGCGCTGACATGATGCAGTACGAGCTGTCGAAAGCGGGCGTGACCGACCCGGCCCTGCTGCGGCGGATCAACTACCACGACCTGCTCGGGCGCAGCGCCATGCTGAACCTGAGCGATGACGCCACGCGGGCCTACTGGCGGGGTCAAATCAGGCCGGGGTCGTTCATCATCTTCGACTGCCTCTACACCGTGTTGTCGGCGCTGGGCATTGACGAGAGTTCGTCCCAGGTGGCCGACGTGATCGAGGGATTCAAGACGCTGGCGGTGGAGTGCGATGCCGTCGGTCGGGTCATCACGCACCACCTCGGCAAAGACCCCGACAAGGGCGCGCGTGGGCACAGCTCGATCGAGGGAGCCGTGGACACCCTGGCGACCATCCGGCTGGACGGCCCGCCCGCCGCCGACACCCCGCGCACGTTTGAGGCGTTCGGTCGGCGCGGTGTGAACGTGCCGCCCGGCCTGCTGACCCTGAAGCCGACCGACGACGGCCAGCACCGGCTGATGATGAGCGGCAACACGGTGTCGGCTGACCGGAAGACGAAGCGGGACCACAGCGACGACGACATCGTGTGGAAGCTGGTCAAGGACAACCCCGGCACGTCGCTGCGGGCGCTGGAGGCGCTGCCCGCCGAGACCCGGCGCAACGTGTCCAAGAGCCGGTTGCGAGACGCGCACGCCCGGCTGGCCAAGCTGAACTACGTGATCAACAAGGGCACCGACAAGCGCCCTGAATGGCATGCCGCCGACCGCAACGGCGACCCGTTCGTTGACCCTCAGTGA
- a CDS encoding helix-turn-helix transcriptional regulator — MATVSPPTASPAVTTEEAAPIVGVSPATLKTWRNKGIGPPYVVVGTTRVRYRVCDLEAWMTARTVTPVRRKK; from the coding sequence ATGGCTACAGTCAGCCCACCGACCGCCAGCCCGGCGGTCACCACCGAGGAAGCCGCGCCGATTGTCGGCGTCAGCCCGGCGACCCTGAAAACCTGGCGCAACAAGGGAATCGGCCCACCCTACGTGGTGGTCGGCACCACCAGGGTGCGCTACCGGGTCTGCGACCTCGAAGCGTGGATGACCGCGCGCACGGTCACGCCCGTGCGCCGAAAGAAGTAG
- a CDS encoding helix-turn-helix domain-containing protein, which translates to MADSTDTNTTKRCPSLEQLRGGPPTVSIETAAEYLGVSRPYAYQMVKTGHLPVIWLSHRRKRVPTAKLLRMLEGEDVTASDGAK; encoded by the coding sequence ATGGCTGATTCAACCGACACAAATACGACCAAACGCTGCCCATCACTGGAGCAACTGCGTGGGGGACCGCCCACCGTGAGCATCGAGACCGCCGCCGAATACCTGGGCGTGTCAAGGCCATACGCCTATCAGATGGTCAAGACCGGGCACCTTCCCGTGATCTGGCTGAGCCATCGACGCAAGCGTGTGCCCACCGCCAAGTTGCTGCGGATGCTGGAGGGTGAGGACGTCACCGCCAGCGACGGTGCCAAGTGA
- a CDS encoding tyrosine-type recombinase/integrase — protein MSADPQPKRTRRAEPITKGRGHRGETVYSFRVDVGTRPDGSRERQRFTFSTLAEARREYRRITTEVAAGTFVRRDKTTVGVFLAGWLDGRRDLRPGTLAGYRFALKPVIDHVGAVPLQHLRTADLDALTTLRMAGQPVAQSDKRGRRSAEVLTWLRARPDGASYGEMFAEFGNAGEKALARLVASGEVTRPARGRYAAARPADPERPKVAGGVSARTVVTMLVVLSSALDDAVAQGLVARNVARLVKRPKIAAAEMAFWTPDEAERFRVHISSDRLAACWLLTLAGLRRSEVLGLRWADVDFDAGTITIAQGRVVVGGGTVTGAPKSMRSARTLPMPPVLEAALRAFRTRQAEERLALGGGWPDTGLVAVNADGSPIRPETYSKAFAAHCAAAGVPVIRLHDVRHTAATMLLDGGTTPSATAKWLGHDPAITLRVYGHVYDDALASAGDALLGRSRASGDEA, from the coding sequence ATGAGCGCCGACCCACAGCCCAAGCGCACCCGCCGGGCCGAGCCGATCACGAAGGGACGCGGCCACCGTGGTGAGACCGTCTACTCCTTCCGCGTCGATGTCGGCACCCGGCCCGACGGCAGCCGCGAGCGGCAGCGGTTCACCTTCTCCACCTTGGCGGAGGCGCGTCGGGAGTACCGCCGGATCACTACCGAGGTGGCGGCGGGCACCTTCGTCCGGCGCGACAAGACGACCGTAGGCGTGTTTCTGGCTGGGTGGCTGGACGGTCGGCGTGACTTGCGACCCGGCACGTTGGCCGGATACCGCTTCGCTCTCAAGCCGGTGATTGATCACGTTGGCGCGGTCCCGTTGCAGCACTTGCGAACCGCCGATCTGGATGCCCTGACGACGCTGCGGATGGCGGGTCAGCCCGTCGCCCAGAGCGACAAGCGCGGTCGTCGGTCAGCCGAGGTGCTGACCTGGCTGCGGGCGCGTCCCGACGGTGCCAGCTACGGCGAGATGTTCGCGGAGTTCGGCAACGCCGGAGAGAAGGCGCTGGCGCGGCTGGTGGCCTCTGGTGAAGTGACCCGGCCCGCGCGGGGGCGATACGCCGCCGCCCGTCCTGCCGACCCTGAGCGCCCGAAGGTGGCCGGTGGCGTCAGCGCGCGCACGGTCGTCACGATGCTGGTGGTGCTGTCGTCGGCCCTCGATGACGCGGTGGCCCAGGGCCTCGTGGCCCGCAACGTCGCCCGGCTGGTCAAGCGGCCCAAGATCGCCGCCGCCGAGATGGCCTTCTGGACGCCCGACGAGGCCGAGCGATTCCGCGTCCATATAAGTAGTGACCGTTTGGCCGCGTGCTGGCTGCTGACGCTGGCCGGGCTGCGCCGGTCGGAGGTGCTGGGCCTGCGCTGGGCCGACGTGGACTTCGACGCCGGGACCATCACCATCGCTCAGGGCCGGGTGGTCGTCGGCGGCGGAACGGTGACCGGCGCGCCGAAGTCCATGCGCTCGGCGCGGACGCTGCCGATGCCGCCGGTCCTGGAGGCCGCGCTGCGGGCCTTCAGGACACGCCAGGCCGAGGAGCGCCTGGCCCTCGGCGGCGGTTGGCCGGACACGGGCCTGGTCGCGGTCAACGCCGACGGCTCCCCCATCCGGCCAGAGACTTACTCCAAGGCGTTCGCCGCCCACTGCGCGGCGGCGGGGGTGCCGGTGATCCGGCTGCACGATGTCCGCCACACCGCCGCCACGATGCTGCTGGACGGTGGCACCACGCCATCGGCGACGGCGAAGTGGCTGGGCCATGACCCGGCGATCACGCTGCGGGTGTACGGCCACGTCTACGACGACGCGCTGGCGTCGGCGGGCGATGCGCTGCTGGGCCGGTCGCGCGCCAGCGGCGACGAAGCCTGA
- a CDS encoding peroxiredoxin, translating to MLDVGATAPDFTLRDQNQQPVTLSDYRGTKNVLLVFFPLAFTGICQGELDQIRDHLPDFENDDRAVLTISVGPPPTHKIWATQNGFLFPVLSDFWPHGAVSQAYGVFNEQAGISNRGTFAVDKSGIIRFAEMKQPGEARDQRMWTDALAALAG from the coding sequence ATGCTGGACGTCGGAGCCACCGCCCCCGACTTCACGCTGCGCGACCAGAATCAACAACCCGTCACGCTCAGCGACTATCGCGGCACGAAGAACGTGCTGCTGGTGTTCTTTCCGCTGGCTTTCACCGGCATCTGCCAAGGTGAGCTCGATCAGATCCGCGATCATCTGCCGGACTTCGAGAACGACGATCGGGCGGTGCTGACCATCTCGGTGGGCCCGCCGCCGACGCACAAGATCTGGGCGACCCAGAACGGCTTCCTGTTCCCCGTGTTGTCGGATTTTTGGCCGCACGGCGCGGTGAGCCAGGCCTACGGGGTGTTCAACGAGCAGGCCGGCATCTCCAACCGCGGCACCTTTGCCGTCGACAAGTCGGGAATCATCCGGTTCGCCGAGATGAAGCAGCCCGGAGAAGCCCGCGACCAGCGCATGTGGACCGACGCGCTGGCCGCGCTGGCGGGCTGA
- a CDS encoding DUF3052 domain-containing protein: MVAADHAPSYARKLGIQRDQVVQEWGWDEDTDDDIRAAVEEACGADLLDEDTDEVVDVVLLWWRDGDGDLVDTLMDAISPLAEDGVIWVLTPKTGRPGHVLPAEIAEAAPTAGLMPTSSVNLGDWSASRLVQPKSRAGKR, from the coding sequence GTGGTCGCGGCGGATCACGCCCCGAGCTACGCTCGCAAACTGGGCATCCAACGGGACCAAGTCGTCCAGGAGTGGGGCTGGGACGAAGACACCGACGACGACATCCGCGCGGCAGTCGAAGAGGCGTGTGGCGCCGACTTGCTCGACGAAGACACCGATGAAGTTGTCGATGTCGTCTTGCTGTGGTGGCGCGACGGCGACGGGGACTTGGTGGACACGTTGATGGATGCGATCAGCCCGCTGGCCGAAGACGGCGTGATCTGGGTGCTGACGCCCAAGACCGGCCGGCCGGGGCATGTGCTGCCGGCTGAGATCGCCGAAGCGGCTCCCACCGCGGGCTTGATGCCGACCTCGTCTGTCAATCTCGGTGATTGGAGCGCCAGCCGGCTGGTGCAGCCCAAGTCTCGCGCCGGGAAGCGCTGA
- the aceE gene encoding pyruvate dehydrogenase (acetyl-transferring), homodimeric type — translation MTTEFARNDLAKSSSNASEPDRVRVIREGVASYLPDIDPEETSEWLESFDQLLARSGPARARYLMLRLLERAGEQRVAIPALTSTDYVNTIPTELEPWFPGDEDVERRYRAWIRWNAAIMVHRAQRPGVGVGGHISTYASSAALYEVGFNHFFRGKSHPGGGDQVFIQGHASPGIYARAYLEGRLSADLLDGFRQEHSHPGGGLPSYPHPRLMPDFWEFPTVSMGLGPLNAIYQARFNHYLHDRGIKDTSDQHVWCFLGDGEMDEPESRGLLHIGALEGLDNLTFVINCNLQRLDGPVRGNGKIIQELESFFRGAGWNVIKVVWGREWDALLHADRDGALVNLMNSTPDGDYQTYKANDGAYVRDHFFGRDPRTKALVEHMSDQEIWNLKRGGHDYRKVYAAYRAAVDHKGQPTVILAKTIKGYSLGAHFQGRNATHQMKKLALEDLKAFRDSMRIPVSDAQLEEDPYLPPYYHPGADAPEIRYMLDRRRTLGGFVPERRTKSKALKLPERKIYAAMKKGSGQQEVATTMATVRTFKEVLRDKEVGPRIVPIIPDEARTFGMDSWFPSLKIYNRYGQLYTAVDAELMLAYKESEVGQILHEGINEAGSVGSFIAAGTSYATHDEPMIPIYIFYSMFGFQRTGDDLWAAADQMTRGFLLGATAGRTTLTGEGLQHADGHSLLLAATNPAVIAYDPAYAFEIAYIIESGLARMYGENPENVYFYITVYNEPYVQPPEPENFDPEGVLRGIYRYHAVTEERGSRAQILASGVSMPAALKASQLLAEDWDVAADVWSVTSWSELNRDGVAVETHRLRHPDEPARDAYVTQVLADTAGPVIAVSDWMRAVPEQIRPWVPGTYLTLGTDGFGFSDTRPAARRYFNTDAESQVVAVLEALARDQEIDASVPIKAARQYKIDDVQAARGQDEDAGSAT, via the coding sequence TTGACGACCGAGTTCGCGCGCAACGATCTGGCGAAATCATCAAGCAACGCAAGCGAACCCGACCGAGTTCGGGTGATTCGTGAAGGCGTCGCGTCGTATCTGCCCGACATCGACCCGGAGGAAACTTCGGAGTGGTTGGAGTCCTTCGACCAACTCCTGGCCCGTTCCGGGCCGGCGCGCGCGCGATATCTGATGTTGCGGTTGCTGGAACGAGCCGGCGAACAACGGGTCGCCATCCCGGCGTTGACCTCCACTGACTACGTCAACACCATTCCCACCGAGCTGGAGCCGTGGTTTCCCGGTGACGAGGACGTGGAACGCCGCTACCGCGCCTGGATCAGGTGGAACGCGGCCATCATGGTGCACCGCGCGCAGCGGCCCGGCGTCGGTGTCGGCGGCCACATCTCGACCTACGCGTCGTCGGCGGCCCTCTACGAGGTCGGCTTCAACCACTTCTTCCGCGGCAAGTCCCATCCCGGCGGCGGCGACCAGGTGTTCATTCAGGGCCACGCCTCCCCCGGCATCTACGCGCGGGCCTACCTCGAAGGCCGGCTCAGCGCCGATCTGCTGGACGGCTTCCGCCAAGAGCACAGCCACCCCGGCGGCGGGTTGCCGTCCTACCCACATCCGCGGCTGATGCCCGACTTCTGGGAATTCCCCACCGTGTCGATGGGGCTGGGCCCGCTGAACGCCATCTACCAAGCCCGGTTCAACCATTACCTGCACGACCGGGGCATCAAAGACACCTCCGACCAGCACGTGTGGTGCTTCCTCGGCGACGGCGAGATGGACGAGCCGGAAAGCCGCGGCTTGCTGCACATCGGCGCGCTGGAGGGCTTGGACAACCTGACGTTCGTCATCAACTGCAACCTGCAGCGCCTGGACGGCCCGGTGCGCGGCAACGGCAAGATCATCCAGGAACTCGAGTCGTTCTTCCGCGGCGCCGGCTGGAACGTCATCAAGGTGGTCTGGGGCCGGGAATGGGATGCGCTGCTGCACGCCGACCGCGACGGCGCCCTGGTGAACCTGATGAACTCCACCCCGGACGGTGACTACCAGACCTACAAGGCCAACGACGGCGCGTATGTGCGCGACCACTTCTTCGGCCGGGACCCGCGCACCAAGGCGCTGGTCGAGCACATGAGCGACCAGGAAATCTGGAACCTCAAACGTGGCGGGCATGACTACCGCAAGGTTTACGCCGCCTACCGCGCCGCCGTCGACCACAAGGGACAGCCGACGGTGATCCTGGCCAAGACCATCAAGGGCTACTCACTGGGCGCCCACTTCCAGGGCCGCAACGCCACTCACCAGATGAAAAAGCTTGCGCTGGAAGACCTCAAAGCTTTCCGCGACTCCATGCGCATCCCGGTCAGCGACGCCCAGCTGGAGGAAGACCCCTATCTGCCGCCGTATTACCACCCGGGCGCCGACGCCCCGGAGATCCGGTACATGCTCGACCGGCGGCGCACGCTGGGCGGCTTCGTTCCCGAACGCAGGACCAAGTCCAAGGCACTCAAATTGCCGGAACGCAAGATCTACGCGGCGATGAAGAAGGGCTCCGGACAGCAGGAAGTCGCCACCACCATGGCGACCGTGCGCACCTTCAAGGAAGTGTTGCGGGACAAGGAGGTTGGGCCGCGCATCGTGCCCATCATCCCCGACGAGGCGCGCACGTTCGGCATGGACTCCTGGTTCCCGTCGCTGAAGATCTACAACCGCTACGGCCAGCTCTACACCGCCGTCGACGCCGAATTGATGTTGGCGTACAAGGAAAGTGAAGTCGGCCAGATCCTGCACGAAGGCATCAACGAAGCGGGTTCGGTGGGCTCGTTCATCGCCGCCGGCACTTCGTATGCGACGCACGACGAGCCGATGATTCCGATCTACATCTTCTATTCGATGTTCGGATTCCAGCGCACCGGTGACGACCTGTGGGCCGCTGCCGACCAGATGACCCGCGGGTTTCTGCTCGGCGCCACCGCCGGGCGCACCACGCTGACCGGCGAGGGCCTGCAGCATGCCGACGGCCATTCGCTGTTGTTGGCGGCGACCAACCCGGCAGTGATCGCCTACGACCCGGCGTACGCCTTCGAGATCGCCTACATCATCGAAAGCGGCCTGGCCCGCATGTACGGCGAGAACCCCGAAAACGTGTACTTCTACATCACCGTCTACAACGAGCCGTACGTGCAGCCGCCGGAGCCGGAGAACTTCGACCCCGAGGGTGTGCTGCGCGGCATCTACCGCTACCACGCAGTGACCGAGGAACGCGGCAGCAGGGCGCAGATCCTGGCCAGCGGGGTGTCGATGCCCGCGGCGCTCAAGGCCTCCCAGCTGTTGGCCGAGGACTGGGATGTGGCCGCCGACGTGTGGTCGGTGACCAGCTGGAGCGAACTCAACCGCGACGGGGTGGCCGTCGAAACGCATCGGCTGCGCCATCCCGACGAGCCCGCCCGCGACGCGTACGTCACGCAGGTGCTCGCCGACACCGCCGGGCCGGTGATCGCCGTGTCGGACTGGATGCGCGCCGTTCCCGAGCAGATCCGGCCGTGGGTGCCCGGCACGTATCTGACCTTGGGCACCGACGGGTTCGGCTTCTCCGACACCCGCCCGGCGGCCCGCCGCTACTTCAACACCGACGCCGAGTCACAAGTCGTGGCCGTGCTCGAGGCCCTGGCCCGCGACCAGGAGATCGACGCGTCGGTGCCGATCAAGGCGGCCCGTCAGTACAAGATCGACGACGTCCAGGCCGCGCGGGGTCAAGACGAGGACGCCGGTAGCGCGACCTGA
- a CDS encoding PucR family transcriptional regulator, giving the protein MNDNQFSPLGRLGQARSPLELVDTVPDSLLRRLKQYSGRLATEAVSAMQERLPFFADLEASQRASVALVVQTAVVNFVEWMQDPHSNVSYTAQAFELVPQDLTRRIALRHTVDMVRVTMEFFEEVVPLLARSEEQLTALTVGILKYSRDLAFTAASAYADAAEARGTWDSRMEASVVDAVVRGDTGPELLSRAAALNWDTTAPATVVVGTPAPGRDGSNGQGSERASQDVRDIAIRHGRAALTDVHGTWLVAIVSGHLSPTDKFLKDLLTAFSDGPIVIGPTAPMLTAAYHSASEAISGMNAVAGWRGAPRPVLARELLPERALMGDASAIVALHTDVMRPLADAGPTLVETLDAFLDSGGAIEACARKLFVHPNTVRYRLKRITDFTGRDPTQPRDAYVLRVAATVGQLNYPTNPSGVTVNTLSQAPLPVRGGSAATASG; this is encoded by the coding sequence GTGAATGACAATCAGTTCAGTCCCCTTGGCCGCCTCGGCCAGGCGAGGTCGCCGCTGGAACTGGTCGACACCGTGCCCGACTCGCTGCTGCGCCGGTTGAAGCAGTATTCCGGCCGGCTTGCCACCGAGGCCGTCTCGGCGATGCAGGAACGGTTGCCGTTCTTCGCTGACCTGGAAGCATCTCAGCGCGCCAGCGTGGCGCTCGTGGTTCAGACGGCGGTGGTCAACTTCGTCGAGTGGATGCAGGACCCGCACAGCAACGTCAGCTACACCGCCCAGGCCTTCGAACTGGTACCCCAGGATCTGACGCGCCGGATCGCGCTGCGCCACACCGTGGACATGGTGCGCGTGACGATGGAGTTCTTCGAAGAGGTGGTGCCCCTGCTGGCCCGCTCCGAAGAGCAGTTGACCGCACTGACCGTCGGCATCTTGAAGTACAGCCGCGACCTGGCGTTCACCGCGGCCTCGGCCTACGCCGACGCGGCCGAGGCCCGGGGCACCTGGGACAGCCGGATGGAGGCCAGCGTCGTCGACGCCGTCGTGCGCGGCGACACCGGCCCGGAACTGCTGTCCCGTGCGGCCGCCTTGAACTGGGACACCACCGCGCCGGCGACCGTCGTGGTCGGCACCCCGGCACCCGGACGGGACGGGTCCAACGGCCAGGGCAGTGAGCGCGCCAGCCAGGACGTGCGCGACATCGCCATCCGGCACGGCCGCGCCGCACTGACCGACGTGCACGGCACCTGGCTGGTGGCGATCGTCTCCGGCCACCTGTCCCCGACCGACAAGTTCTTGAAGGACCTGCTGACGGCCTTCTCGGACGGACCTATCGTGATCGGGCCGACGGCGCCGATGCTCACAGCCGCCTACCACAGCGCCAGCGAGGCAATCTCGGGGATGAACGCCGTCGCCGGGTGGCGCGGCGCCCCACGGCCCGTTCTGGCCCGGGAATTGCTGCCGGAACGCGCCCTGATGGGTGACGCCTCGGCGATCGTGGCGTTGCACACCGACGTGATGCGGCCCCTGGCCGACGCCGGGCCCACGCTCGTCGAGACCCTGGACGCTTTCTTAGATTCTGGCGGCGCTATTGAGGCTTGTGCCAGGAAGTTGTTCGTTCATCCAAACACGGTGCGCTACCGACTCAAGCGAATCACCGACTTCACGGGCCGTGATCCGACCCAACCACGGGACGCCTACGTGCTGCGCGTCGCCGCCACGGTGGGCCAGCTCAACTACCCGACGAATCCGTCCGGCGTCACCGTGAACACCCTCTCGCAGGCTCCGCTGCCGGTCAGAGGCGGTTCTGCCGCGACCGCGAGCGGATAG